The DNA region TTCAAATTTGACCACACTCCAGTCAATGGTCAGTATGCAGATCTCCAGCGTATGGCCCAGATCGGAACGAATGGCGTACTCGCTCTCTTGTCCGATAGTACCAACGCAGAGAAACCTGGATTTACGCCTTCGGAGAAAAATGTGGGTATCGTTCTGGAAGACATCTTCCGCAAAGCAAGCCAACGTGTCGTTGTAGCAACATTCGCTTCCAACGTACACCGGATTCAGCAGGTTATCAATGCAGCTGAAGTGACTGGACGTAAAGTCGCAGTTATTGGGCGCAGTATGGTAAATGTGGTGGGTATTGCTTCTGAACTGGGTTACCTTGAGATTCCAGACGGTATGATCATTGAGCCGGAAGAAGTAGGCAAAATGGCTGCTGACCGTGTAGTAATTCTCTGCACAGGTAGCCAAGGCGAGCCGATGTCAGCATTGACACGTATGGCTCGTTCTACTCACCGTAAGGTAGATATTTTGCCAGGTGATACAGTAATTATCGCAGCAACACCAGTTCCGGGTAATGAAAAATATGTAGGCCGTACGATTGATGAACTGTTCCGTTTGGGTGCCAATGTACATTATAGCGGTGCAAACAGCGGTGTTCACGTATCGGGTCACGGTAGCCAGGAAGAGCTGAAACTGATGCTTAACCTGATGAAACCGAAATACTTCCTGCCGATTCACGGTGAATTCCGTATGCAGCGCCGTCACGCGGTACTGGCTGAATCTGTAGGTATTGATCCGGACAACATCTTCATTACGGATATCGGTGAAGTGGTAGAGATTCAAGGCGGAGCAGCACGTAAGGCAGGTAAAGTGACTGCAGGTAACGTGTTGATTGACGGTTTGGGTGTAGGCGATGTAGGTAACATCGTATTGCGTGATCGTAAGTTGTTGTCACAGGATGGTATTCTGGTTGTCGTGGTAACACTGAGCAAACAGGATGGCAAAATTGTTTCCGGTCCGGACATCATCTCCCGTGGATTTGTCTACGTACGCGAATCGGAAGGACTGCTTGATGAAGCCAATCGCATCGTCAGCAGCACATTGCAGAAGTTGATGAGTGAAAACGTTAACGAATGGGCTTCACTCAAAACCAATGTTAAAGATGCACTCGGACGCTTCTTGTATGAGCAAACTCGTCGCAGACCGATGATTTTGCCAATCATTATGGAAGTTTAAAATAAATCAAACAAAAACATAAATTCAGGCACACAGTCGCCCCTTCTCTACGAGTAATATTGGACGGTTCCTCGTAGAGAAGGGGCTTTTTTGTTGTTTTCTGGCCCTGCACCAGATTATGGAGAAATTGATGAGTATTCGGGTATAAGGCAGCTGGAACATTCCCCATACTAAGGAAATACATTAAATGTTTCTGGAGAAGGGGATAAATGGAATGAATGAACACATGAGTAACAAACAGACATCGAAATCGAATCAGCCGGAAGTAGAAGCACCGGATATGCCTGCACAGGAAGAAAAGGCGATGTCTCCGGTGACAGAGGCGATCCAGCAATTTGGACAAACACAATCCCCGGCAGGGGAATCAAACATCTTCTGTATGACCATTATCGGTCAGGTGGAAGGGCATTTAATTTTACCTCCGCAAAATAAAACAACAAAGTACGAACACATCATTCCACAACTGGTTGCTGCTGAGCAGAACCAGAGGATTGAAGGCATTCTGATTATTTTGAACACAGTGGGAGGAGATGTGGAGGCAGGTTTGGCTATTGCCGAAATGATTGCTTCGCTTAGCAAACCAACGGTTACGGTCGTTATTGGAGGTGGTCACAGCATCGGGGTTCCGATTGCGGTAGCCTCTACCTATTCTCTGATCGCGGGGAGTGCAACCATGACCATTCATCCCATTCGTATGAACGGGCTAGTAATCGGTGTACCACAGACTTTTGAATACATGGAGAAGATGCAGGAACGGGTTGTAAGATTTGTGACTTCACATTCGAATATTTCCGAGGATATGTTCAAGGAACTAATGTTTAAAACAGGTGAACTCAACCGGGATATCGGAACTGCTGTGGGAAGTGCAGATGCGGTTAAATACGGATTAATGGATGCCGTAGGCGGGATTGGGCAGGCCATCGCCCAGTTGAATCAGCTTATTGGGGACAAAAGACAGACGCTGCAGGCAGGAGGTTATACCCAATGACACTCTATACTGTGATGCCACCTGAACAATTGTGGTCAGGGATGTGGAAAGAGGCAGAAGACACACGGGAGATCAAGATAAACGGATTATTGATGCAGGTCAGACCTGTAAATGAAAATGAAGCTGTCATTGTTCGCTTGCTCGATTGCCCACTGCAAGCTTATCTGAATCCTGCAAATATGCCCGGTTCTACTGTTCCTCTTTCAGGTAACGCGGGGCCAGCATAACGTGACGAAATAAGACAAATTGAGCAGAAAAAGAACATATGTACGGATTATATTTGTATGGTATAATATTCTTCTGGGGGTGACCTGATTTTGGCCAGAAGAAAAAAGAGGAAAAAAAAGGGCGCAGCATTTAGCGGCGTTTTAAAATATGAAATATACGGGATTGTGCTTATTACCCTTGCCGTTATTGCCTTGTCGGGTGAAGCAACCGTAGGACGTTCGCTGTCCAAGATGTTTGGATTGATGCTTGGCAAGTTCTATTTTGCGATTCCGCTTATAGGAATTTACTATGGTCTAATGGTGATGATTCATCGGAAATGGCCAAGCGGTTGGACAACGCGGAAGACAGGACTTGTATTGCTGGTGTTTGCCCTGACCATGATGAGCACGGTCTCAGCCATGCACCAGAAGCTTATTCCGGTCGGAGCGCTTGAGCCTGGTGCCGTAATTACGCAGATACATAATGATATGCAAACCGAGTTGCTCACGCCTGCCGTGCCAGGAGAACGGGATTCCATGCTCAATAAGGACATCAGCGGCGGTTATATCGGAGCAGCGCAGTTTGCCTTGTTCCTGTGGCTGTTTGGCAGCTTGGGGGCACGGTTGATTATGATCGTCATGTTCATTATCAGTTTCATGCTGGTTACCAACCTTTCTTATGTCGATCTGATTCGCATATTCCGAACCAAGGTATGGGATGCGGGAAGTGCCATGTACAAGAAGCTGGAGTCTAGACCGGCATCACGCACTGTATCTGGTTCTGCGGGCAAGAAGAACGGAAACACCCGTAAAGTGGTCCCTGTTCCGGTGGATGATTATGAAGAGGATGAAGAGGACATGCCAGATCAGCAGCTACCCAAACGGAAAGCGCCAATTTTCTTCCAGCTTTTCGGAAAGTGGGGTTCTGATCGGGAACAGGCAAAAGCGGAACGGGAATTGGGTCAGGAAAATGATCCTTTGCACTCTGAGCAGGTCGTATATCGCGCTGACCAAGATAAGCTCGCTGATTCATGGCATGATGAGCCGATTGTCGCATCCGATGCACCGGCTCCCGCAGCAATTCCTGTACAATCGAGGCCCAATTCGGCTCCAATTATCCGTGATTTCTTTGAACATGTCAGAGCTGAGGATTCAAGCAAAGAGGATGATTTGGACGATGCCTATCCTTTTCCGGATGATCTGACGGATAATATGCATGGAGACGAGCCTCTGATCAAGGTTTCAGATGAACTGGTGGATACCAATGAGTGGTCTGGAGCGGGACATACCGGAACAGATGTGATGG from Paenibacillus sp. JNUCC-31 includes:
- a CDS encoding ribonuclease J; its protein translation is MSKKNNNDKLMIFALGGVGEIGKNMYVIQYANDIVVVDAGLKFPEEDMLGIDIVIPDISYLTENRDKVRGIILTHGHEDHIGGLPYVLKHLNVPVYGTRLTLGLVENKLKEANLLGETKRILIDADSEIQLGSVLKATFFATNHSIPDSVGVCVETPEGAVVHTGDFKFDHTPVNGQYADLQRMAQIGTNGVLALLSDSTNAEKPGFTPSEKNVGIVLEDIFRKASQRVVVATFASNVHRIQQVINAAEVTGRKVAVIGRSMVNVVGIASELGYLEIPDGMIIEPEEVGKMAADRVVILCTGSQGEPMSALTRMARSTHRKVDILPGDTVIIAATPVPGNEKYVGRTIDELFRLGANVHYSGANSGVHVSGHGSQEELKLMLNLMKPKYFLPIHGEFRMQRRHAVLAESVGIDPDNIFITDIGEVVEIQGGAARKAGKVTAGNVLIDGLGVGDVGNIVLRDRKLLSQDGILVVVVTLSKQDGKIVSGPDIISRGFVYVRESEGLLDEANRIVSSTLQKLMSENVNEWASLKTNVKDALGRFLYEQTRRRPMILPIIMEV
- a CDS encoding ClpP family protease; this encodes MSNKQTSKSNQPEVEAPDMPAQEEKAMSPVTEAIQQFGQTQSPAGESNIFCMTIIGQVEGHLILPPQNKTTKYEHIIPQLVAAEQNQRIEGILIILNTVGGDVEAGLAIAEMIASLSKPTVTVVIGGGHSIGVPIAVASTYSLIAGSATMTIHPIRMNGLVIGVPQTFEYMEKMQERVVRFVTSHSNISEDMFKELMFKTGELNRDIGTAVGSADAVKYGLMDAVGGIGQAIAQLNQLIGDKRQTLQAGGYTQ
- a CDS encoding YlzJ-like family protein; the encoded protein is MTLYTVMPPEQLWSGMWKEAEDTREIKINGLLMQVRPVNENEAVIVRLLDCPLQAYLNPANMPGSTVPLSGNAGPA